The following coding sequences lie in one Bacteroides helcogenes P 36-108 genomic window:
- a CDS encoding DUF4153 domain-containing protein gives MNTLQIKQILITAIEAFQTCLKRFPATVGFIFALTVYLIVLTANDWKGEDRLLWATGYYLSVSVLLSLTLHLWSEETKSRLWKAGIQLTAHALLMADAIFLYRSLETSSSFLEIGIAHAAAILALGLSTFFLSFLKEKNDVASWNFTLNLVASFIVTQIVSLILCGGICLLLFSLHQLFDVHISGKCYAYIYYLCSVLLAPLLFLGLLPRGGQKHNRLPQSSGFLNGILRYLFLPLTAGYLVVLYTYATRILIRWELPTGWVSWLVVALMAVSIGIEFGLYPARFKENKRFDQWTARWLPILVLPLLLLMTAGIARRFNDYGITINRLYLATLNGWFYIVCIGLFITRARRINWIPISFAILFLLTSVLPVNYTNITRRYMQQCLEEEIQATCKEELPMTEAYYQEWLRTLPRKKAVEINDRCMYMSRWFSKKSMAKWFEEDVSFYYEFSHNGNVMEADTTATADNNISSQDSIQALGNDVPETAGIITIPKGYTKFTRMTGNAVSVSKEEYAAGVIPVELYVMGIRYDEIYFDLKTLGALSRQYIMKPASFRCKSEKCVFILTSFRLYYDMEIKLDYEGYLFRK, from the coding sequence ATGAATACATTACAGATAAAACAAATTCTGATTACTGCCATTGAAGCGTTTCAGACGTGCTTGAAGCGGTTTCCCGCCACTGTGGGCTTTATCTTTGCCCTTACGGTCTATCTCATTGTCCTTACGGCCAATGATTGGAAAGGAGAAGACCGCTTGCTATGGGCAACCGGCTACTATCTGTCGGTAAGCGTCCTGCTTTCCCTCACCCTACACCTGTGGAGCGAAGAAACAAAAAGCCGTCTGTGGAAGGCAGGCATACAACTCACGGCGCATGCACTGCTCATGGCAGATGCCATATTTCTCTACCGCAGCCTGGAGACAAGCAGTTCTTTCCTCGAAATAGGCATAGCCCATGCAGCAGCCATCCTTGCATTGGGACTCTCCACATTCTTCCTTTCGTTTCTGAAAGAAAAGAACGATGTGGCAAGCTGGAATTTTACCTTAAACCTTGTGGCCTCATTCATCGTCACGCAGATAGTGAGCCTCATCTTATGCGGCGGCATCTGCCTGCTGCTGTTCTCGCTACACCAGCTTTTCGATGTACATATCAGCGGAAAGTGCTATGCCTATATTTATTACTTGTGCAGTGTACTGCTTGCCCCTCTGCTGTTCCTCGGCTTGTTGCCGCGGGGAGGACAGAAGCACAACCGGTTGCCGCAATCCTCAGGATTCCTGAACGGCATACTCCGTTACTTGTTCCTGCCGCTTACGGCAGGTTATCTTGTGGTGCTCTACACTTATGCCACCCGCATCCTTATCCGCTGGGAACTGCCCACAGGATGGGTGTCCTGGCTGGTGGTGGCACTGATGGCAGTGAGCATAGGCATTGAATTCGGACTCTACCCAGCCCGCTTCAAGGAGAACAAACGCTTTGACCAATGGACGGCACGTTGGTTGCCGATACTGGTACTGCCCTTGTTGCTACTGATGACGGCAGGCATTGCCCGCCGCTTCAACGACTACGGCATCACCATCAACCGCCTCTATCTGGCCACCCTGAATGGCTGGTTCTACATCGTCTGCATCGGTCTGTTCATCACCCGGGCACGGCGCATCAACTGGATTCCCATCTCATTCGCCATCCTCTTCCTGCTGACGTCCGTACTGCCGGTGAACTATACCAACATCACCCGCCGCTACATGCAACAATGCCTGGAAGAAGAAATACAGGCCACCTGCAAGGAGGAACTTCCCATGACCGAGGCCTACTACCAAGAATGGCTGCGTACGCTGCCCCGCAAGAAAGCTGTGGAGATAAACGACAGATGCATGTATATGAGCAGATGGTTCAGTAAAAAAAGTATGGCCAAATGGTTCGAAGAAGACGTATCTTTCTATTATGAGTTCTCCCATAATGGAAATGTAATGGAGGCAGACACAACAGCCACAGCAGACAACAACATATCCAGTCAGGATTCCATACAGGCATTGGGCAATGATGTGCCCGAAACCGCGGGCATTATCACAATACCGAAAGGCTATACAAAATTCACCCGCATGACCGGCAACGCCGTTTCCGTAAGCAAAGAGGAATATGCAGCCGGCGTAATACCTGTGGAATTGTATGTAATGGGCATCAGATACGATGAAATCTACTTTGATCTAAAAACGCTTGGCGCACTGAGCAGACAATACATAATGAAACCTGCCTCCTTCCGATGCAAGTCAGAAAAATGCGTATTCATACTTACCTCTTTCCGTTTATACTACGATATGGAGATAAAGCTGGACTACGAGGGGTATCTATTCAGGAAATAA
- the pyrF gene encoding orotidine-5'-phosphate decarboxylase translates to MNKQELFENIKRKKSFLCVGLDTDIKKIPDHLLDDPDPIFAFNKAIIDATADLCIAYKPNLAFYESMGVKGWIAFEKTVKYIKENYPDQFIIADAKRGDIGNTSAMYARSFFEELNIDAVTVAPYMGEDSVTPFLTYKSHWVILLALTSNKGSHDFQMTMDEDDERLYEKVLRKSQKWADDNQMMYVVGATQGRAFEDIRKIVPEHFLLVPGIGAQGGSLEEVCKYGMTKTCGLIVNSSRGIIYVDKTENFATASRKAAQEVQAQMAEQLKTIL, encoded by the coding sequence ATGAACAAGCAAGAATTATTTGAAAACATAAAGCGCAAGAAGTCATTCCTCTGTGTAGGTCTGGACACCGACATCAAGAAAATTCCCGACCATCTGCTGGACGATCCCGATCCCATCTTCGCTTTCAACAAAGCCATCATCGACGCCACGGCAGATCTCTGCATCGCCTACAAGCCGAACCTGGCTTTCTACGAAAGCATGGGCGTGAAAGGCTGGATTGCCTTCGAGAAGACCGTGAAGTATATCAAGGAAAATTATCCCGACCAGTTTATCATTGCCGACGCCAAGCGCGGCGACATAGGAAACACTTCAGCCATGTATGCCCGCAGTTTCTTCGAGGAGCTGAACATCGACGCTGTCACCGTGGCCCCCTACATGGGCGAAGACAGCGTGACACCGTTCCTCACCTACAAAAGTCATTGGGTGATTCTGCTTGCCCTGACCAGCAACAAAGGCTCACACGACTTCCAGATGACCATGGACGAAGACGATGAACGCCTCTACGAGAAAGTGCTCCGCAAATCCCAGAAGTGGGCAGACGACAATCAGATGATGTACGTGGTGGGCGCCACCCAGGGCCGTGCCTTTGAGGATATCCGCAAGATTGTGCCCGAACACTTCCTGCTGGTTCCCGGCATAGGTGCGCAGGGCGGCTCGCTGGAAGAAGTGTGCAAGTACGGTATGACGAAAACGTGTGGACTGATTGTGAACTCCAGCCGTGGCATTATCTATGTGGACAAGACGGAGAACTTTGCCACCGCCAGCCGCAAGGCCGCACAAGAGGTGCAGGCACAGATGGCAGAACAACTGAAAACCATTCTCTGA
- the prfA gene encoding peptide chain release factor 1, translating to MAENNTILEKLEGLVARFEEVSTLITDPAVIADQKRYVKLTKEYKELGDLMNARKEYMQVLNGIEEAKEIITNEADPEMRDMAREELDLCQARQPELEEQIKLLLVPTDPQDSRNAILEIRGGTGGDEAAIFAGDLFRMYSKFCDIKGWKLEVSSANEGAAGGFKEIICSVTGDGVYGTMKYESGVHRVQRVPATETQGRVHTSAASVAVLPEAEEFDVVINEGEIKWDTFRSGGAGGQNVNKVESGVRLRYNWKNPNTGVVEEILIECTETRDQPKNKERALSRLRTFIYDKEHQKYIDDIASKRKTMVSTGDRSAKIRTYNYPQGRITDHRINYTIYNLAAFMDGDIQDCIDHLIVAENAERLKDSEL from the coding sequence ATGGCAGAAAATAACACCATACTTGAAAAATTAGAAGGGCTCGTGGCCCGCTTCGAAGAAGTATCCACGCTGATTACAGACCCGGCAGTGATTGCCGACCAGAAGCGTTACGTCAAGCTCACCAAAGAATACAAAGAACTGGGCGACCTGATGAACGCCCGCAAAGAATACATGCAGGTATTAAACGGCATTGAGGAAGCGAAGGAAATCATTACCAACGAGGCCGACCCGGAGATGCGCGACATGGCACGCGAGGAGCTTGACCTCTGCCAAGCACGCCAGCCGGAACTGGAAGAACAGATAAAACTGTTACTCGTTCCTACCGACCCACAAGACAGCCGCAATGCCATCTTGGAGATACGCGGCGGCACAGGCGGCGACGAAGCAGCCATCTTTGCCGGAGACCTCTTCCGCATGTACAGCAAATTCTGCGACATTAAGGGATGGAAGCTCGAAGTTTCGAGTGCCAACGAAGGTGCTGCAGGCGGTTTCAAGGAAATCATCTGCTCGGTGACGGGCGACGGCGTATATGGCACAATGAAATACGAATCGGGCGTACACCGCGTGCAGCGTGTGCCTGCCACCGAAACGCAGGGGCGCGTGCACACCTCCGCAGCCAGCGTGGCCGTGCTGCCCGAAGCCGAAGAGTTTGACGTGGTCATCAACGAAGGCGAGATAAAGTGGGACACCTTCCGAAGCGGCGGAGCAGGCGGACAGAACGTGAACAAGGTGGAATCGGGCGTGCGCCTGCGCTACAACTGGAAGAATCCCAACACGGGCGTAGTCGAAGAAATCCTTATCGAGTGTACCGAGACGCGCGACCAGCCCAAGAACAAGGAGCGCGCCCTCAGCCGCCTGCGTACCTTTATCTACGACAAGGAGCACCAGAAGTACATCGACGACATCGCCTCCAAGCGTAAGACAATGGTCTCCACCGGCGACCGTTCTGCAAAGATACGTACCTACAACTATCCGCAGGGACGCATCACCGACCACCGCATCAACTACACCATCTACAACCTTGCCGCCTTCATGGACGGCGACATCCAGGACTGCATCGACCACCTGATTGTTGCGGAAAATGCGGAACGGCTGAAAGATAGCGAACTGTAA